One Candidatus Dormiibacterota bacterium genomic window, TGTGGAGGTCGAGGAGCTCGTCGCCGCCGATCGGCGCGGCCGCCTCGGGCCGGGGCTCGCTGAACAGCGGCGGCCCGGCGGGCTCCGCGGGAAGCTCGGCCTCGGTCTGGATGACGATCTGGAGCAGGTTCTCGTCGTTGCAGGAGGAGCAGGTCACCCGCACCAGGGCGCGGTTGCCCTGCTGCGCCAGCACCTTGATCCCACAGTCGGCCATGCTCTCGCCACACACCGGACAGCGGAACCGGCGCGCCTGCGATCGGAGCAGTTCGAGAAGGTTCATTACGGGGTCAGTATAGGTGCGCGCGCCGCTTGCGAAACCCCTCGTCGCTCCCTCGCCGGTGGGCCGTCACGCTTGGGCTAGACTCTCGGTTCGCTCCGCTGGGGAGTGGCCAAGTGGTAAGGCAGCTGACTCTGGATCAGCCAATCAGAGGTTCGAATCCTCTCTCCCCAGCCAGCGGAGCCTGATGGCGCCCGCCGTTCAGGAGAGCCATGACAGTGCCCGAGAACGACCGTCGGCCCCTCGGCGACTTCCACCTCGGCGCGGCCGTCCACTCCTCCGATGGCAAGCACATCGGCAGCCTCCACCGGCTGGTGGTCGATCGGGAGGGCTGGGACCCGCATCAGGTGATCGTGAAGGAGAGCGTTCGCTTCAACGGACACTATCTGGCGTTGTACGCCGGCCTGATGACGGACGAGCTCATCGTTCCCGTATCCGCCATCGCCCAGATGTCGCACGATCGTGTGGACCTCTCGCTCACCTCGAAGGAGGTGCGCCAGCTCCCGCCCTACCTCAGCTACAGCCTGGCTCCGCTGACGCCGAAGGAGGCGGCCCTCGATGACGTCAGCGTTGTGCTGGGAGCCGCACGCGTGGCGCCCGAGATCGAGACGGCCGACAAGGCAGAGCGCGACATCGAGCTCCGGCCCAACGAGAACGTGATGCTCGGCCACGATGGGCACAAGCTCGGTCACATCCGGGACGTCCTCTTCGACGAGGGGGAACTCGTGGGCGTTGTCGTCCATCCGGTGGGCTTCCTGGAGCAGGACGTCGTCGTTCAGGTCCGCTTCCTGGAGCGCAGCGACGACGGGGCGCTGTTCGTCCACATGACGCCGGACGACCTGAGGAATCTCCCACCGTTCCATCCCGCAGCGCAATAGATCCCTGCGCCGCCTCCTCGCGCTCGAGGCCTCACCGAGGCGGAGTTCTCGCCGGGTGAGCGGTCAGACGACGTCGACCGCGGCTCCGTTCCGGGCCCAGGAGTAGAGCTGCTGCATCGCGTCGTGGGGGACGTTGATGCAGCCGTGGGAGCCGTTGGCGTCGGTCCCGGGGCCGTAGGCGGTGCGCCAGGAGGCGTCGTGGATGCCGTAGCCGTCGGTGCGGAACCAGAGCACCCAGGTGACCCAGCTGGGGGCGTACCAGCCGATGGTGCCGTAGGGCCAGCTGGAGACCATCCGGTAGTGGTTGCTGCGGGAGAGGACCGAGTAGTGCCCGGCCGGCGTGGGCAGGGCGGGCTTGCCGGTGGTCACCGGGGTCGACAGCACCGGGACGCCGTCCTGGTAGGTGCTGAGCTCCTGGCAGGCGAGGCTGACGACGATCATCTGGCCGGTGGCCGGGACGGTGCCGTCCGGCACCCCGCACTCCGACCGGGCGGCGACGTCGATCAGCCCGGCGGGCCGCGGCGTGGCGGTCGGCACCGGGGTGGCGGTGGGCGTGGGGCTGGCGGCGGGGACGACCTGGGGAGCCGCCGAGGGGGCCGCCTTCGCCACCGTGCGCCCGGCGACGGAGGCGCCGCTCGCGGAGCCCGGTGACCCGGCGGACGCGGCTCCGGCGGAGCCCGCGCAGGCGCTCAGGGCGAGGCAGAGGAGGGCGGCCAGCGGAGTGGTGATGCGCACCCGACCATCGTTGTCAGGGGCCCGAAACGCCACCCTCTCGGCGCGGTCGCACCTCCGTCACGCAGTCCGCGCAGATGTGACGGAGGCCGGCGCGCCGGCTCAGCCGTGACCCCCGGAGGAGGAGGAGGACGGGGTCGGGGCGGAGGACCGGCGGCCGCCTCCCCGGCCCGAGGATGCGTCCCCGCCGCCCCCGGAGCCGACCCGGCCTGACCCGTCGTCGCCGCCCGACGGCGAGGCGCCGGTGGGCGCGGTGGGCTGCGGACCGCCGCCGCCTCGGCCGGATCCGCTGCCGGAGCCGCCGACCCGCGGCATGGCCTGGGCGGTGGGCGAGGCGGAGCCGCCGGGCCGGCCGCCGCCCCCCGACTCGGCACCGGCAGGGAGCGGATTCGCTCCGGAGCCCCCCCCGGAGCCCTCCCCGCCCCGTGGGCCGCCGCCGCTGTCCTCGGTGGCTCCGGTGCCGGACCGACCGGGCGACCCGGATCCCCGGGCCTGGCGCAGCCGGGTCTCGTCCCGCGACCAGCGCCCGCGCTGGGCGCCGTCGCCGCCGTCCAGGTCGTGTCCGGCGGCGGCGAGGAGGGACGAGGCCTCGGACAGGGCGGCGGCCGGGTTGGATGCTCCGGCCGCCTCGTGGAGGCGGTCCTCGGCGAAGCCGAGCTCGCGGGCGGCGCGGTCGCCGCCGGGGAGCGCCAGGGTCACCCGCTCGCGGGCCAGGCGGACGGGGTGCAGCAGCGAGCCGGCGGGGGCGGACCAGCCGGCCACCAGCAGCACCGCCGCCGACGCCGTGGCCAGGGCGGCTCCGAGGGCGGCGGCGCGCCGGCCGGGCAGGCGGCGGAGCGGCGAGCGGGCGGCCCGGCGCGAGACCGCGGCGTGCATCGCGGCGCGGGCGCGCGCCTGGAACGCGGCCGGCGGCGCGACATCGCTCTCCGCGGCGAGCTCGGCGAACGCCTGGCGCAGCTGCGGGCTCAGCTCGCTCATCGCGCCTCTCCACCGCAGATGCGCGCCAGCGAGGCGAGGGCGCGGTGCTGCATCGACTTCACCGCGCCGACCGGCCGCCCGGTGGCGGCCGCGACCTGCTCGAGCGACTGGTCGAGGACGAACCGTCGCAGCACCACCTCGCGCTGCTCCGCGGAGAGCTGCTCCATGGCGGTGCGCAGCTCCGCCGCGCTGATCCGCGACACCACCAGCTCGGCGGCGTCCGCGGTCACCTCGGGGTGCCCGAGCGCGACCCGCTCGCGGCGCAGCCGGCGGACCCGGTCGATGGCCGTGTTGCGGGCGATCCCGAGCAACCACCCCTCGACCCCGGCCTCGCTGCGGTCGCGCAGCCGCCCGATCCCGCCGACGGCGGCGACGAACACCTCCTGGGTGACGTCCTCGGCGGCGGCGAGGTCGCCGATCCGTGCCATCGCGTGGCGGAGGACCACCCGGTGGTAGCGGTCGAACAGCCAGTTCCAGCCGGCGGCGTCACCTCGGCACGCCGCCTCGACCGCCCCCTCGGCGGCGCCGGCCGGGGGCCTGGCCGCAGCTCGGAGCGCCCGGTTTCCGGACGTGGTCCCGGCGGCGCGCAGGCCGGACCATGGGGCACGGGGGCTCCTCAACGGCGGGCTGGCGAGGCGGAGGTCACAGCGGATCACGATACGAACGAGGTGGACACGGGACCGTCGTGGCGGAGGCACGGCCCGGTCGCGGCGGGCCGGGGAGGTGGGGCTCCCCGACCCTCGCGCCGCCGGTCGGAGTCAGCGGCCGCCGCCGCCCCTGCCGTCGGCGCCGCGACCGCGGTCGTCGGCGCCCTTCTCGCCGTGGTTCTCGCCGGCCCGGGGTGAGGAGGACGGGGTCGCCACGCCGTGCTGGTTCCCGTTCTGGTGCTCGCCGGTCTCGGCGGTCTCCGAGGTGGAGGTCTCGGTCGTGTCGACGTCGGTCCCGTCGGTCTCCGCGGCCTCGTTCTCCGCCGCCTCCGATTCGGAGTGGGTGGTGGTGGTGCTCGTGGTCGTCGAGGTGACCGTGGTGACGACCGCGGTCGCCGGGGAGGGCGAGGCCGTGGGGGAGGTCGCCGGGCTCGGCTCGGGAGTCGCCGCCGCCGCCCCCACCGTCGCCGCCGTGGGCGAGGTGTGCGGGCTGGTGCCGATCGCGGCCGCGGCGACGGCGCCGCCGATCACCAGGGCCCCGGCGGCCGCGACGGCGGTGGTGGTGAGGGTCCGGAAGGGGTTCATGGGTCTCCTCGCTCGTTGCCGCCGGTGGCGGGTGTCTGGTCGGGAGTCGCCGCCGCCGCCCGCCGGGATACGGGGATCGGCGAGCCGTCACATCCCGTCACACCCCCGTCACCGCCGCCCCGGTCCGCCCGGCTCCGCCCGCCGGGCTGGCGATATGCTGGCCCGGTGTGACGCCACGACTCCACGAGGGGGCGCCGGATGGGGGTCTTCGACAGGTTGCAGGCCAGGATGAAGGGCGAGGTCTCGGCCGAGCCGCTGCAGGCCTACCGGCGCGCCGGCGCCGCCGTCGACGCCCTGATGGCGGACGTCGACCAGCGTCGCGTGGACGCCACCCTCGAGGGGAGGACGGGGTGGACGGTGGACCGGTCCGTGCAGGTGGAGGCGCTCTGCGCCTGGTGTGCCTTCGTCCTCCAGCAGCTCGGCGACGCCACCCTCGACGCCCACGAGGCGCGCCACCCCGGCGGGCACGTCCCGGAGCAGACCAGCGCCCAGGTCACCGCCTACTACAGCGGGGTGCAGGACTGGGTGCGGCGCGGCCACCAGGCCGAGATCTCGCCCGGCTACCGCATCGATGTGCGGCTGCCCGCCGACCTCCCCGGGCCGGCCGGGGCCTGGCGGGAGAAGCCGATCGCGCACCTCGAGGGGATGCGCCGGGCCGCGGAGACCGCCGGCGTCCGCGCCGAGGCGGCCGCCCGGGAGCTGCTCGCGCAGACCGACCCGAACGAGCATCCCGGGGCGGCCGGCACCATCCAGGAGCTGCTCGCCCGCGCCCGGGCGTCGGCCGAGACCGCCGAGCAGATGTGGAGCACCGACCCGCCGGAGCGGCTGCGCGCCGACCTCGAGAGGGAGGTGCTCGCCGCCCTCACCGCCTACCACCGTCTCGGGCAGCTCGTCGCCCTGCCGGAGTTGATCGCCGCCCAGCAGACCGCCCGACGCGGCCGCTGACCGAGGAGCACACCCGATGAGCATCTTTCGACGCTTCAGCAGCGTGGTCCAGCAGAAGGCGAACGCCGCCGCCGACCGCCTCGAGGACCCGGGCCAGGCCCTCGACCTCTCCTACGAGAAGCTCCTCGAGGAGCAGCAGCGGATGCGCCGGGCGCTGGTCGACGCCACCACCGGGCAGAAGCGGCTGGAGAACCAGGCGGCCGACCTCGACGCCCGCGTCGCCAGGCTGAACAGCCAGGCCCAGGCCGCGGTGCAGCAGAGCCGCGACGACCTCGCCACCCAGGCGCTCACCCAGGCGAGCGTGCTCCAGGCGCAGCGCGAGGGGCTCACCCCGCAGCTGGCTGCGATCCAGTCCCAGGTGGCCAAGCTCCAGACCGCGATGCAGAAGTACCAGGCGCGGCTGACCGCGTTCCAGAGCCAGCGCGAGACCCTGAAGGCCCAGTACACCGCGAACAAGGCGGTGAGCCAGGCGGGCGAGTCGCTCGCGGGCATCGGCGAGCACATCAACGACACCTCGCTGATGATCTCCCGCGCCCAGGACAAGATCGCCGGGATGCAGGCCCACGCCGACGCCGTCGACTCGCTGCTCGACAGCGGCGTGCTCGACTCGCCCGGGCTCGGCGGCTCGGCGCTCGACTCCCAGCTGCAGGTCACGATGATGGAGAGCGACGTGCAGGCCAAGCTCGCGGCCCTCAAGTCGCAGGCGAAGCTGACGGCCCCGGCGGCGGCCTCGGCGCCGCAGCTCGGCGGCGCCGGCATCGTCGTCCGCATCCACGGTGAGGGCCAGTACCGCCTCGATCCCTCGCTGCGCGACCAGCTCGACACCTACGACCACCACCTGGTGTCGGCGGTGAAG contains:
- a CDS encoding L,D-transpeptidase — its product is MRITTPLAALLCLALSACAGSAGAASAGSPGSASGASVAGRTVAKAAPSAAPQVVPAASPTPTATPVPTATPRPAGLIDVAARSECGVPDGTVPATGQMIVVSLACQELSTYQDGVPVLSTPVTTGKPALPTPAGHYSVLSRSNHYRMVSSWPYGTIGWYAPSWVTWVLWFRTDGYGIHDASWRTAYGPGTDANGSHGCINVPHDAMQQLYSWARNGAAVDVV
- a CDS encoding RNA polymerase sigma factor; protein product: MRSPRAPWSGLRAAGTTSGNRALRAAARPPAGAAEGAVEAACRGDAAGWNWLFDRYHRVVLRHAMARIGDLAAAEDVTQEVFVAAVGGIGRLRDRSEAGVEGWLLGIARNTAIDRVRRLRRERVALGHPEVTADAAELVVSRISAAELRTAMEQLSAEQREVVLRRFVLDQSLEQVAAATGRPVGAVKSMQHRALASLARICGGEAR
- a CDS encoding PspA/IM30 family protein, which gives rise to MSIFRRFSSVVQQKANAAADRLEDPGQALDLSYEKLLEEQQRMRRALVDATTGQKRLENQAADLDARVARLNSQAQAAVQQSRDDLATQALTQASVLQAQREGLTPQLAAIQSQVAKLQTAMQKYQARLTAFQSQRETLKAQYTANKAVSQAGESLAGIGEHINDTSLMISRAQDKIAGMQAHADAVDSLLDSGVLDSPGLGGSALDSQLQVTMMESDVQAKLAALKSQAKLTAPAAASAPQLGGAGIVVRIHGEGQYRLDPSLRDQLDTYDHHLVSAVKGRDDAAYHAALSELFGFVRERGMHVPADDILASDIVLPSEDMALSEVTDLLAREGWLELKPAT